The following DNA comes from Cucumis sativus cultivar 9930 chromosome 7, Cucumber_9930_V3, whole genome shotgun sequence.
ATAGCAAATGTGTTATATGTTGTCGCTCACTAGTGTTTACCTGGATTCGTTCTAAATTTTGCAATGCTACTTTCAATGGTTCTGACATAACACCGTATTTCTGAAGAAGCAAATTTGCTGACTCCTTGTCACCTTTTGCCTGTATGGTGAGTATTTCCCTACTCAGGCTTTCAACTGCATCTTCCAccttaaaaagtaaaagaaaagatttctAGTACTTAGCAGCGAATCTAACTCATtagaagatgaaattttgatgtCTAGAGCTGTACCTTGTCAAAATCAACAGAAAAAGTTTCATCTGCATTGAAAATGAAGGCTTTTTTCTCATATAGCCAATTGAACAGCAACGCCTGTCCCTTTCTGCCATTAAACCGAAAGTCTAAGAGGCTAGGCAAGGAAACAAAAGCGGAAGAAACAATGTCATACTATTAGCACTATTAAGCTTACCCATGAGCCTCTGATAAACCGAAACGTACTGACCGGAAACATCCTGCAAGGATAGTAGTATACACGGACTTCAATGACATTCCTGGTAGCAAGCCCTGGTTGAAATTCcaacatataaaataagtaaataagtGGTTagaaaatctaataaaattcTGTAATTAAGAAGAAGGTTTATTTATCCAAACATTAACCAACCTGGAGGGTAAGGAACCTCAGTGCCCAAAGGCCTACCGTGTCAGCTTTTGCCTCCTCCAAAGCCGAGTGGAGTTCTTGCAGTTTCtgtaacaataaataaatagaagatATTATAACTAGAAAGATCTTCAATAAAACCTCGAACAGAAAATAGATGTTATGAGTCTGAAGCGAGGTCCTCATCCTTTAACATATTCTTGTAAATTAAGGTCATTAGATAGCCAATCTAGATGAGAGATTGTATAACTTTCAGAATAAGAAAGGCTCCACTTATTATTagctttttataattaaaatagaaaaaagaaaaagggggaaaaagcACATGCAAAGTGAAACAGTGATATTATCTAAAGGGCTACATTCGTATCCAAGATaacaacataaaatatatcaaacaaaaaagtttgaagtgCTCAACTTACAAATTGCACAGTAATTTTTTGTCCCAGTGTAAGGGTAATATAtccagaaaaaagaaagagataatAAGCAAATATATCAAGACAGAATATTTATGGTACTGACCAATCTCACGGTAGTTTCTTTACCATCCGGTAGTGTTATGGTATGAGGTCCAATGCCATGGCAACACTCATGGCAAATTACATGAGTAAAATAAGAATCGAAATCCACAAACTCACGTTGCTCATTCGTAATACAGGCATTGGCAATAGGCTGAAGAATATGCTTGAACCTAGAAAAATGTGAAACAAGTATGTTATATGTCCAGTTATCTCCCATAAAAAATACTCCAAAGCTGGATAAGATGATCAAACTTAATCCATGGCCAAAAAATATGCAGTACTTGGCCTCTGAAACATTCTTAAGCATAACCATTGATGTTCCTCGGTCTTTCACAATTCGCTCGTCGTTGGGCAAGTTGAAAGCAACAATCTGAGGACCCTTAACATCCTGATAAAATGCCAACAAATCAATCTCAATTTCAAACAGACATAATCCATAGATTAGCACGGTTTCTCTCTTTGAAGATCAATAATTCATGTATAAACTACTAGTCTCCACAAGCAtgagaaattaattaacatcCAATTTCTTTGTAGTAATTCTCAATTCAGTATAGTTAGCCCCTCTAAGAGTAAGAATAATTAATGTACAGAAGAACTTGAACTACTCTGAACTACAACTACCCTTTCCTATGCTGTAATAGAAACTGATGTGACTGAGAAGCTTCAATGCATAGTAAAACTTGAGTtatcctttttctttgataagTGAAGTACAATTTGGAAAATGAGAGTTGACCAttggaggaaaaagaaaaggaaaaaaatagaaccAAGCAGTACAAAAACCTCAAACTCACAAAACTTGAAAACCAAGTGACAGAAACTCTAGGTATTAAACGTTCAGAGAGGAGATTTTGGGGATGTGCCTCAATAAGAGAGCGGTTGAAGTTCTTTTATGCATAGGTTAGAGGGCTTCATCTTCGTGGTAGTGATATCAAAATTCCCTGTCTGCTTCTGTCTCTTTCTAATTCATGGAAGGCTGCTTTTTCAAACAAGTATGAAGTTTTTCTATGGGCTCCTTGTTTAGTTGTTAATAAAAGCAAAATGGCTTCATCCTTTCGCCTATCGTTTTTGCCTCTTTGGGTTAAGCTcatcaacttttgaattttccttttcctatgCTTCAAAAATATCAGGAACGGTTGATTTTGGGATTTCGTGGAAATTGTTTGAAGAATAAAGCTAAAAAGCTATTGATCAAGgtagtttaaaattatgttgTGATAGTTCCAGTCTTCCAGATATGAGCCTACAACTACTCTCAGAAATTTTGCTCAGCTACGGGAAGCCTGGCCTTTATTACCTTGGATTGAGTTTCTTAAAAGCTAAATCTAtgttcttttgtaattattgtcCCAACTATTAAATCCCTTAATTGGAGACTGTTTCTGTAACTTTAAGAGATACCCAGGTAGGAGCATTGGCAATCCATGCCCTGATGCTCTGTTTCTGTTTCTATGCTTGAGTTTAAATCCCATCCGTCTCTTCTCTATACAAATACCATTTGCTAGTAATGGACATATTTCTGATGATGTTTGAATCGGGCTGAGTTAGGGCAAGTAACACACACAAGATATACATCTTTATCCACAATTTTTCAGTGTAAAATATGTACATAAAACTACGGAAAAGCATGTCTATAATACATTAGCCTAATATGCGGACGTgtgaaaatcataaaaaaactAACTCACCCCAGCATTATAGACAAGCTGAACAACACGGATTGGAGCAGCACTAACATCTTTTGATTTGTATGCATCGTCCATAGGGAGATTTTGTTCCAATACCTATAACAAGAACTTCACTAAAACAATTTCTCAAGGGGGGGTAACTTTGGTCTTTCCTGGGAAAAGATCAAAAATCACCTTCGACTTTTGGGGGAGGGAAGAAAGTTATTGTAGCATGAACTgttcagaaaaaaaatacctGCATATTATCCCCAAACAATTTTACTTGAGCAGTTCCTTTCTCATCCCGAATTGCAATGAAAGCTTCAAATGTAGCCTAATACCATCGAAAAATTTAGCATCAGCTATATATCTGGtataaattgaaagaaaaaaaactagtaGTTTCAAAGCCagtaaattcaaaatttaatacataaaACTAGAACCAGATGGGATAGTAATTAAGTCTCATTTAATGGAAGGAACTGCAGCAAtcagaaaatttaaatttgatataaaaccTGGCACCAGATAGAATTCCAAATAGGACCCACACAGTGGAGGTATCACAGCTCCATGCTCATTTTAGAGGAAAAAAGAGTTTTGTCTTAGGAGAAGAAAGTTCTCCAAAGAATTTCAAGCCCCCAAACAACCATATGGCTGGCTGAATCCGGCTTATTTCTAGAAGGTAGAAAGAATCAACGTCTAAGCAAAATAAGTAGCTGAATTATTAGGTACCTTATACCCAAAAATTGAATCTTCATAAGTCTCATACGGACCAATGGTAATATCCAACTCTGAGTCCTACAACAAAAGACACCAAAATTCAGAAAGTATCAATTAGAAGTTTGTGGGTTTTGTGGGAGGAAAACACTGTGtgagagaaaataaacatCAAGTTCAAATGCTCTAATACTTGCATATATACATTGTTAGTATGAAAAACGTGCAATCTACTGGAAAACTTGAAGAATCATACTAATACAAAGAAcacaaaataaactattatcacttactcttttattttctttgcaatGGAATCTAAATCGAGGTGCTGGTAATACTCAATTACATTCACtattaaattccaaaaattaGATAGATCATATGTAGCAATGACCAATTAATATAGTatgctatatttatttaagctaaataattcatcaataagaAAACGAAAATGTGCAAAACCTGTCATGAACAAGGAAGAGAATACTAACGACATAAATTCTTGCAATAGCAATATAATTCGTTAGTGTTAAAATCAAcgaaaattcttttatatttcaactcttttaataatttttttttctgattgGAGGACTTCTATTTTGTAGGTTGCTTCACTTTTGTAGCTTTTAGGCAGGGAGAACCTTGTCACTCAACCCCCTATGCAACATTGTCAGTTTCTTGTGAGTATGGGCCAATACATTGCAAATGGGGACTGTACCCAAGAAATTCCTATACATCCCCATTTAGTATCTCCGTTGCTAGCAATCCATATCTAACAAGTTAACtagatatataatttattcttctcGAAAAActagatatataatatattcacGCCAAGACTTTGTAAACGTAACCATGTAACCATTACAAACTCGGTAACTAACCAATTCCATCCATGCTATATCTGATTCATAGTAATCGTTTGAGAGGAAGGCACTGGCCTTGGTATGCAAAAACCTCTTCAAACTacaggaaggaaaaaaatttcagAGAACATCGTAAGCAGAATACTATAGATTCagatattaataaaataaaagtagaatgtaaaattgtgaaaaattTGACCTGGGAGAGCTAGTTATATCCCCTGCTTTATGCAATAACTCAGCAGCTTTTGATAGGAAAGAACTATATTCTTGGGAAAAAGGTATGCCATACAAATCATAAGTAGAACCCTCCATGTGATTTGTGCTATCAAAACCACCCTTGCAAATAGacaaatctaaattatattCACTGCGTCTTTTGATGACACTGAAGAATCCTGTAACAAAGCTTTGCTGATCCTCTGTCAGACTGTTCTTCCATAATTCAAATTCCTACAAGATTGTAACAAGTTAGACTTGCTGCATCTTAAATCCTCTCTTTTATACATACGCATATCAGTTTTTTTCCCTATCAAGCACTCATTGCATTACCATCTTGTTCATGTCTGGAGGGTAGAAGTTTGCACCAGGAGGTATCTTTGATGGAAATGCAGCTTTATATTCCAGGCCCTTCCACCCCCTAACTTGCCTAGTGGCTTCAGGAACCAAAATTATTGCCGAATCAGCAGTAGTCAGATATGCCTCATTTTCATCGAGGGAAGACCTGTTGAACATGGAAAGTTATTTATTGGGGAAAAATTATCCATACACAGCAGCATTTAAGAAAGCATGATATCTCAGAAGtgattaagaaaatgtaaacaaATTAGATTAGCAGACACTACAAAAATGCAGTTAGTTGCAATTTTTGACAAGCCCACCCATTGGCGCTGCATTAATACATGCATAAGAAGAAGTGCATAAACATTCAAGAATTCAgacattaaaagaaattggaaagaaattaCTATCTAAAGAAAAGATACCACGGAGTCTTATTAATCCTATAATAGGCCCACTTCAATTCGTCTAACTCTGATAGAGCAGCACTCTTCTCCAACCAATCTCTTAAACATGGATTACTGTACCAAACCTGaacaagataataaaaaacaataaatttagaataacCAATCACCATCAATCAGTTACCTAAAAAGCAAACCAGCTCGTTAAcgattcttttattttcagacggaaaaatagaaacaaaatatggaTAAAGTCAGTCTCCTCTTTGTATAAGAAATAGAGATACAAACAATATGgattattcatttattttcatggATCCAACCACTTGTCCATTTACATTTGGCTTATTCCTTCTCTTTTGTGGGTCCTTACCAATTAAAATGTGGTTCCACTTCCAACCAATATTGGTAAGAAAACTCAATAGTTTGGATTTCCTTGAcccaaattatatatatatagataaacaATATAGTAGTACTTCTCTCTATTCGAACTCCAACTTCAAAATACTATAAGCAAACTTGATATCAGAAAATTTGTTCTCATTCTacatttagaagaaaaagaatgattgTCCCTCATTCTACTAAGTAATGAGAGGCCATACCGTGCTTTTATCCCCATGCAAAGTACGACTTCCTATGACCTTCcataactaaaaaattgcCACCATTTTacagaaaaaattaataaaagaatctCAAACATTCAGGCACTGCCATTACTGAAAGTTGACACGACTGGCAGCTAGTTAAACATCAGGGCACATCTATGATGTAATAATCTGATAGGAATCAGAGTGGAGGAGAAATTGGAGAGCCTTCTCCCTAGGCCCCTACTTTCCCAGTTCCAATCATTAAACACTAGCAAAATAGTTGGCTAACCTCAAACTCTCTAACCCACATTGTTTACAATCACTCTAACAAACTTTCTACGTAATGACATACGCCTTATCAACCAACCTACATATCAGTACTCCATCTTTGAAACACACTTCACCCTTAGTATGGTATGATAGATAAACGTTCTCCCAACAAAAGATTGTTGCAGGATCAAAATAAGCCAGAGTTTAAACATcccaaatccaaatccaatcAACTTGAAAATCGAAATACTCACTTAACTCAATCCCCTAACAAACTAGGAAATGATGAATATTCCACTGACAACCAGCTAATACAGGCTTAAGAACTCAAATTATTCATACATTGCCTGAGAGTCATGagttaaaaagattaaaaataccACCTTTGTCTCATTGGTAGGGCTTAATATGCTAAAACATAATGCAGCAGCCTTGAAGTACATGGTATCTGCTAAAATGATCTCAACCatcatttgttttcatttcaatcATAGAACTGATTAGATTAAACCATGTCAACATATTTTCTCCTCGCATCTAAGAAAAAACTCAATCTCTTGAGAACCATCCAATCACTgaattaattttgtgattGGTATCAACGATGGCAAAGGAAATGTCATATGGGGTGACCATGATGCATTTGTCAAACAACATTTTAGAACTTTACAGCTTAGCCAGATATCGTATCTTTCCTAGGCccacaaaattaaatcaagCAAACTGTAAAAGTCTCCCCtcacaaaattatataacttcatataatatatatcctCACCTGCAGGTGGAATATTTTATCTATCATTGCCGCAGCTTTGATAACCAAAGCTAGAACCTCCTTATTTGCATCTGTAAGCCCTGCCAACTACAGAGAACAAGACAATCATTGTTTTAAGGCATACAAAACAGTCATTAGTTCCATCTGTATCTATACGATATATAAAAGGGCTATGAGGAGAGGATCTTTATATATCCATttacttcatttttaattatgtctATTAGACCCTCCACTTTAATTAtcagttatttttaaaaaaacttaaaaccttCAAAACTTAGAGAATCCATTAAATTAAACTCTTGGAAAAagtaaaccctaaacccaaatGAGGGACAGTGGTAGAAATTAACCGGTATAATGTCATCAATACTCTTCCATAAGAAgcttgaataaaatatttcttaaaagaaaatcctacaaaaagaaagcaatacaAATCTTGTGCATCATCCTTAAGGATTGTTTCAGCACACCATCTTTGCCTCTAGAGATAAACTTGTAAGAAGC
Coding sequences within:
- the LOC101206265 gene encoding nudix hydrolase 3 isoform X2, with translation MIFDFLPETLVNRSNVRITNGDKFKTDVYLVTTLDPIPLEAFTLQESEVSAVKYIHYLKYKSLLGSQNSEYVPYDVDGQYGQLFDILTQRYQVDNVARSLTLKKQLQRYASVPLNVELAGLTDANKEVLALVIKAAAMIDKIFHLQVWYSNPCLRDWLEKSAALSELDELKWAYYRINKTPWSSLDENEAYLTTADSAIILVPEATRQVRGWKGLEYKAAFPSKIPPGANFYPPDMNKMEFELWKNSLTEDQQSFVTGFFSVIKRRSEYNLDLSICKGGFDSTNHMEGSTYDLYGIPFSQEYSSFLSKAAELLHKAGDITSSPSLKRFLHTKASAFLSNDYYESDIAWMELDSELDITIGPYETYEDSIFGYKATFEAFIAIRDEKGTAQVKLFGDNMQVLEQNLPMDDAYKSKDVSAAPIRVVQLVYNAGDVKGPQIVAFNLPNDERIVKDRGTSMVMLKNVSEAKYCIFFGHGLSLIILSSFGVFFMGDNWTYNILVSHFSRFKHILQPIANACITNEQREFVDFDSYFTHVICHECCHGIGPHTITLPDGKETTVRLKLQELHSALEEAKADTVGLWALRFLTLQGLLPGMSLKSVYTTILAGCFRSVRFGLSEAHGKGQALLFNWLYEKKAFIFNADETFSVDFDKVEDAVESLSREILTIQAKGDKESANLLLQKYGVMSEPLKVALQNLERIQVPVDIAPEFPIAKEVLPERSFC
- the LOC101206265 gene encoding nudix hydrolase 3 isoform X3, translated to MIFDFLPETVRITNGDKFKTDVYLVTTLDPIPLEAFTLQESEVSAVKYIHYLKYKSLLGSQNSEYVPYDVDGQYGQLFDILTQRYQVDNVARSLTLKKQLQRYASVPLNVELAGLTDANKEVLALVIKAAAMIDKIFHLQVWYSNPCLRDWLEKSAALSELDELKWAYYRINKTPWSSLDENEAYLTTADSAIILVPEATRQVRGWKGLEYKAAFPSKIPPGANFYPPDMNKMEFELWKNSLTEDQQSFVTGFFSVIKRRSEYNLDLSICKGGFDSTNHMEGSTYDLYGIPFSQEYSSFLSKAAELLHKAGDITSSPSLKRFLHTKASAFLSNDYYESDIAWMELDSELDITIGPYETYEDSIFGYKATFEAFIAIRDEKGTAQVKLFGDNMQVLEQNLPMDDAYKSKDVSAAPIRVVQLVYNAGDVKGPQIVAFNLPNDERIVKDRGTSMVMLKNVSEAKYCIFFGHGLSLIILSSFGVFFMGDNWTYNILVSHFSRFKHILQPIANACITNEQREFVDFDSYFTHVICHECCHGIGPHTITLPDGKETTVRLKLQELHSALEEAKADTVGLWALRFLTLQGLLPGMSLKSVYTTILAGCFRSVRFGLSEAHGKGQALLFNWLYEKKAFIFNADETFSVDFDKVEDAVESLSREILTIQAKGDKESANLLLQKYGVMSEPLKVALQNLERIQVPVDIAPEFPIAKEVLPERSFC
- the LOC101206265 gene encoding nudix hydrolase 3 isoform X4 → MIFDFLPETLVNRSNVRITNGDKFKTDVYLVTTLDPIPLEAFTLQESEVSAVKYIHYLKYKSLLGSQNSEYVPYDVDGQYGQLFDILTQRYQVDNVARSLTLKKQLQRYASVPLNVELAGLTDANKEVLALVIKAAAMIDKIFHLQVWYSNPCLRDWLEKSAALSELDELKWAYYRINKTPWSSLDENEAYLTTADSAIILVPEATRQVRGWKGLEYKAAFPSKIPPGANFYPPDMNKMEFELWKNSLTEDQQSFVTGFFSVIKRRSEYNLDLSICKGGFDSTNHMEGSTYDLYGIPFSQEYSSFLSKAAELLHKAGDITSSPSLKRFLHTKASAFLSNDYYESDIAWMELDSELDITIGPYETYEDSIFGYKATFEAFIAIRDEKGTAQVKLFGDNMQVLEQNLPMDDAYKSKDVSAAPIRVVQLVYNAGDVKGPQIVAFNLPNDERIVKDRGTSMVMLKNVSEAKFKHILQPIANACITNEQREFVDFDSYFTHVICHECCHGIGPHTITLPDGKETTVRLKLQELHSALEEAKADTVGLWALRFLTLQGLLPGMSLKSVYTTILAGCFRSVRFGLSEAHGKGQALLFNWLYEKKAFIFNADETFSVDFDKVEDAVESLSREILTIQAKGDKESANLLLQKYGVMSEPLKVALQNLERIQVPVDIAPEFPIAKEVLPERSFC